The Odocoileus virginianus isolate 20LAN1187 ecotype Illinois chromosome 2, Ovbor_1.2, whole genome shotgun sequence genomic interval GCTTGCAGAGGCTGTAccgccccccatccctccccaggATGCTGCTGCCGGAGGGGCCCCCAGCCTCTGAAGAGGCCACGGCTGCTGGGCCCCAGCGCGGCGACTGCATCGTCTGCTACTCGGCCTATGACCTCACCGGGCACCTGCCCCGCCGTCTCTACTGCGGCCACACCTTCTGCCAGGCGTGTGTGCGGCGGCTGGCCACGCCAGCCCCCGAGCAGTGCTGGGTCCCCTGCCCGCAGTGCCGCCAGAGCACGCCCGTGCCCCGCGGAGGGGTGGCCATGCTGGACCTCGATCTGGCCGCCTTCCTGGCCGTCAGGGCCGGGCGGGGGCTGTCTCGCCTGGAGCTGCAGCC includes:
- the RNF224 gene encoding RING finger protein 224, translated to MLLPEGPPASEEATAAGPQRGDCIVCYSAYDLTGHLPRRLYCGHTFCQACVRRLATPAPEQCWVPCPQCRQSTPVPRGGVAMLDLDLAAFLAVRAGRGLSRLELQPPGPHKGSPTITQQPARLLPMSSPPPHFPQPGGCCPACRSLCWDPPGSPQL